A window of Phycisphaeraceae bacterium genomic DNA:
TCCTCATGAAGGCACGCGGGCTTGAGGTGAGTTACGGACAGGCGTTGAAGCTCACGATGATCGGTGCCTTTTTCAATTACTGCATGCCCGGCTCGACAGGCGGTGATGTAGTCAAGGCGTTCTACGCAGCGCGACGCAAGGAGCGACGCACCGAGGCGGTCATGAGTGTCGTCTTCGACCGCATCGCGGGCATGGTCGGCCTGGTGCTGCTGGCGGGTGTGGTGAGTCTGTTCATCCTCCACGAGCCGCTGGCGAAACGCATCTCACAAAATCTGTGGATCGGGGCCGCGGTGCTGACGCTGACGGCCGCATTCTATTTTTCCCGGCGCATCCGCCGCGCCCTGGGTGTGGACCGGCTTATTTCAAAGCTGCCCGGCCAGAATCTGCTGACCAAACTCGACGCCGCCGCACTGGCGTATGCCGACCACAAAGGCGCGGTGCTGGCATCCATGGGCCTGAGTGTGCCGATCCATTTTGCGCTGGCGTCGGCGGCCGCGGTTGCAGGCTACGCCATGGGAATGGATCGCGCCGTGGCCGGCTTTGGCCTTTTGCTGACCGTGATCCCGATCATTTTCCTCGCCGGCTCTCTGCCCATCACTCCGCAGGGCGCTGGCGTCTGGGAAGCCATCGGCAAGCAGATGCTCGACCACCCGCCCCAGGTCACGATGAACCAGATCGTCGCGATGCTGCTGATGATCCGGCTTTATCACCTCGTTTACTCGCTGACCGGCAGCGTGTTTCTCCTGCGCGGTGATGTGCATCTGCACCCCGAACGCGACGAGGAATCCGCGGAACCCTCTCAGCCGCAGCGCGATCCCCTCACGCGGTAACACCACGCGGGTCCGTTACAATCCTTCCCCATGTCCG
This region includes:
- a CDS encoding flippase-like domain-containing protein; its protein translation is MASSESSPIKRYLSLALRILLTAAGIAFIVWNVDWVDRIEVRPGASRFPNISQPILMRVVGGAVDPQHQAEPLILETDGLTPTQITLSPTELSDTDHYLLRPSFITTVRHADRSLLFLGLLLVAPVYPAQAYRWLILMKARGLEVSYGQALKLTMIGAFFNYCMPGSTGGDVVKAFYAARRKERRTEAVMSVVFDRIAGMVGLVLLAGVVSLFILHEPLAKRISQNLWIGAAVLTLTAAFYFSRRIRRALGVDRLISKLPGQNLLTKLDAAALAYADHKGAVLASMGLSVPIHFALASAAAVAGYAMGMDRAVAGFGLLLTVIPIIFLAGSLPITPQGAGVWEAIGKQMLDHPPQVTMNQIVAMLLMIRLYHLVYSLTGSVFLLRGDVHLHPERDEESAEPSQPQRDPLTR